From the genome of Helicoverpa zea isolate HzStark_Cry1AcR chromosome 1, ilHelZeax1.1, whole genome shotgun sequence, one region includes:
- the LOC124633420 gene encoding E3 ubiquitin-protein ligase MSL2, with product MNATSLYVSTCRLIILADAADKSSWTDLFRLVPYLRQSLSCTVCGNLLKEPYTPTSASCQHHVCKKCKGGRKKLKPSCSWCKDYESYGENLQLRILLQCYKKLCEYFMGTDVYKTLLDEDEIAAGVNGGTVASSGLIDLIQEGAGFSDDYKSTAGLSKSAYSILPCVYTNSAGTQTHAASTSSNSETRSSKGSPNSRSTSNGSPLYSVMYAGSGNKITIKRKNIDDTDSHESGSSRESKSNQLGFKKPSNRSRNSASSKRKGCRCGNATATPGKLTCCGQRCPCYVESKPCTECKCKGCRNPHRPDGMKVRPHIPQLDSIQLTLNTNPDTSPSCSGSLDSLDTDTLTMEAMEESLNYTADLKSSNIKVYTSQLQEVSPSLPATIMMDEEFAGSGEEEMSSPHEYALASPHDMHDMHDMHDMDDMHDMHDMHDMDDRDQSPLSPSSHDVNSDIEVDV from the exons ATGAATGCCACGAGTTTATATGTTTCTACTTGTCGCTTAATAATATTGGCTGACGCGGCAGACAAGTCGTCATGGACAGATTTGTTTCGTTTAGTTCCTTATTTACGACAATCTTTATCTTGTACAGTGTGTGGTAACTTATTGAAGGAGCCCTATACACCAACGAGCGCCAGCTGCCAACATCATGTTTGTAAAAAGTGCAAAGGtggaagaaaaaaactaaagcCTTCTTGTAGTTGGTGCAAAGATTATGAAAGTTATGGTGAGAACTTACAACTACGTATACTTCTGCAGTGTTATAAGAAATTGTGCGAGTATTTTATGGGTACAGACGTGTACAAAACATTATTGGACGAGGACGAAATTGCGGCAGGAGTTAATGGGGGCACTGTAGCCAGTTCAGGCTTAATAGACTTAATACAAGAAGGGGCTGGGTTTTCTGACGACTATAAGAGCACAGCGGGGCTCTCTAAGTCGGCGTACAGTATCTTACCTTGTGTATATACTAACTCGGCCGGTACACAGACCCACGCTGCGTCTACATCCAGTAACTCGGAAACTAGATCCTCTAAAGGCTCACCAAACTCTAGGTCAACCTCTAATGGATCACCactgtactctgttatgtacgcAGGCTCaggaaataaaattactattaaGAGAAAAAACATTGATGACACAGATTCACATGAATCAGGATCAAGCCGGGAGAGTAAA tCAAATCAATTAGGTTTTAAGAAGCCATCAAATAGGTCTCGCAATTCCGCCAGTAGTAAAAGAAAAGGTTGTAGATGTGGCAATGCTACGGCTACTCCAGGCAAGTTGACGTGCTGTGGCCAACGGTGTCCCTGTTATGTGGAGAGCAAACCATGCACTGAGTGCAAATGTAAAGGCTGTAGAAACCCACACAGACCTGACGGGATGAAG GTTCGGCCGCATATACCTCAACTAGACAGCATTCAGCTGACTCTAAACACTAACCCTGACACGTCACCATCATGCTCAGGTTCTTTGGACAGCCTAGATACTGATACCCTTACCATGGAAGCCATGGAAGAATCTCTCAATTACACTGCTGATCTCAAGTCTTCCAATATTAAAG TATACACAAGTCAGCTACAAGAGGTGTCTCCATCCTTACCTGCCACCATTATGATGGATGAAGAGTTTGCTGGCTCCGGAGAGGAGGAGATGAGCTCTCCTCACGAGTACGCGCTCGCGTCGCCGCACGACATGCATGACATGCACGATATGCATGACATGGACGACATGCATGACATGCACGACATGCATGACATGGACGACCGCGACCAGTCGCCGCTGTCGCCCTCTTCGCATGACGTCAATAGTGACATCGAGGTGGATGTATGA
- the LOC124633430 gene encoding mitochondrial cardiolipin hydrolase-like produces the protein MNLSAWKSALSNGGSLIYELGLKMLRIRRNNQCDSAINEILLYGAENEEHQKQIGLNNLLCIYYVILHASSSVDVCVPSLTSDTLTKCLISVRQKNKVSVRIVIHSSEDFHNLQLFAQNGIEVKVMRPAVQLAHEFVVVDGRAGDAVAALGALDYDTSRLNCNRDATLLSSDPALITALNREFERVWNSFPDLTPTKTDQV, from the coding sequence atgaatttatcaGCCTGGAAGTCAGCTTTGAGCAATGGTGGATCGCTAATTTATGAACTTGGTCTAAAAATGTTAAGAATAAGGAGAAACAATCAATGTGATAGCGCTATCAACGAAATATTGCTGTACGGAGCAGAGAACGAAGAGCATCAGAAACAAATAGGCTTGAACAACTTGCTTTGTATTTACTACGTCATACTTCACGCGAGCAGCAGTGTCGACGTGTGCGTGCCCAGCCTCACCAGCGATACTTTGACCAAATGTCTGATCAGTGTTCGTCAAAAGAATAAAGTGAGCGTGAGGATTGTCATACATAGCAGCGAGGACTTCCACAACCTGCAGTTGTTTGCTCAGAACGGGATAGAGGTGAAGGTGATGCGGCCGGCGGTGCAGCTGGCGCACGAGTTCGTGGTGGTGGACGGGCGCGCGGGCGACGCGGTGGCGGCGCTGGGCGCGCTCGACTACGACACGTCGCGACTCAACTGCAACCGCGACGCCACGCTGCTCTCCTCCGACCCAGCGCTCATCACTGCTCTGAACAGGGAATTCGAAAGAGTCTGGAATTCCTTCCCTGACCTGACACCCACTAAAACTGACCaagtgtaa